A part of Gallus gallus isolate bGalGal1 chromosome 26, bGalGal1.mat.broiler.GRCg7b, whole genome shotgun sequence genomic DNA contains:
- the C4BPM gene encoding complement component 4 binding protein, alpha chain precursor (The RefSeq protein has 5 substitutions compared to this genomic sequence), with protein MAVGVFALAVLLAGLGAARAQGSCTLPDKVQNAELTEDASTMSSFPVGTTVSYTCRPGYMRIPGMPVSRTCGENLMWSQIETFCTARSCTHPGELQNGVVHVTDLTFGSAVTFSCEKGYRLHGNRQISCVIQGKVVDWNGPLPLCDRVPCKPPPSIANGRYTEAANYVYQTTVTYSCDDVRTGENPFSLVGSPSIFCTVDENSNGVWSGPPPQCKVVICDNPQVENGRKASGFASQYIYGSSVRFECDPDYVLLGMDVISCTENGTWYPSLPTCKRISEDACGAPKISHGEVVPQKSVYLRGESVQIRCSPRCAFPDGGTEVTVMCQGRNTWSSEPNCACDSEPSDFSPVISHGRIIEGKKSVYSEGDSITIECYAGYTLHGAARIEYIGGGRWTPEVPVCKLSAYIIAIICMIVAVLVFLAAFWIFKKFISQEGKSDSTPHTAKYTSCKA; from the exons ATGGCGGTGGGGGTGTTTGCGTTGGCGGTGCTGCTGGCGGGGCTCGGCGCGGCACGGGCGCAGG GCTCCTGCACGCTTCCAGACAAGGTCCAGAATGCAGAGCTCACGGAGGATGCCAGCACAATGAGCAGCTTTCCTGTTGGAACCACTGTGAGCTACACCTGTCGCCCTGGCTATATGAGGATCCCTGGGATGCCTGTTAGTCGAACGTGTGGCGAAAACTTAATGTGGTCGCAAATAGAGACGTTCTGTACAG cAAGAAGCTGTACTCATCCGGGAGAACTACAAAACGGCGTTGTTCATGTGACAGATCTTACATTTGGTTCAGCAGTTactttttcttgtgaaaaagG GTACAGGTTACATGGAAATCGTCAGATTTCCTGTGTAATTAAAGGTAAACTTGTTGACTGGAATGGACGTCTTCCTATATGTGATA GAGTTCCTTGTAAGCCACCTCCAAGTATAGCCAATGGGCGCTACACTGAAGCAGCCAACTATGTTTATCAAACAACAGTAACCTATAGTTGTGACGATGTGCGCACAGGAGAAAATCCCTTCTCGCTGGTTGGTTCACCTTCTATTTTCTGCACAGTTGATGAAAACTCAAATGGTGTTTGGAGTGGACCGCCTCCACAGTGTAAAG TGGTCATCTGTGACAACCCACAAGTAGAAAACGGAAGAAAGGCATCTGGGTTTGCATCTCAGTATATCTATGGGAGCTCAGTTAGGTTTGAATGTGATCCAGACTATGTCTTGCTTGGGATGGATGTAATTAGTTGTACTGAAAATGGCACCTGGTATCCATCATTACCAACTTGTAAAAGAA TTAGTGAAGATGCATGTGGTGCCCCAAAGATCTCCCATGGAGAAGTCGTTCCACAGAAATCTGTGTACTTAAGAGGAGAGTCTGTTCAGATAAGGTGCAGTCCTCGCTGTGCTTTTCCTGATGGTGGTACAGAGGTCACAGTAATGTGCCAAGGACGAAATACATGGAGTTCTGAACCAAATTGTGCAT GTGATTCTGAACCTTCTGATTTCTCTCCAGTCATCAGCCATGGTAGAataattgaaggaaaaaaatctgtatattCCGAAGGGGATTCGATTACAATTGAATGTTATGCAGGCTACACATTACATGGTGCAGCTCATATTGAGTATATTGGAGGAGGCAGATGGACTCCAGAAGTGCCAGTTTGCAAGTTAA GTGCTTATATTATTGCCATCATCTGTA TGATCGTGGCAGTTCTGGTGTTCCTGGCAGCCTTCTGGATCTTTAAGAAATTCATTTCACAGGAAGG gAAGAGTGACAGCACTCCGCATACTGCCAAATATACGAGCTGTAAAGCATGA
- the C4BPM gene encoding complement component 4 binding protein, alpha chain isoform X1, with the protein MAVGVFALAVLLAGLGAARAQGSCTLPDKVQNAELTEDASTMSSFPVGTTVSYTCRPGYMRIPGMPVSRTCGENLMWSQIETFCTARSCTHPGELQNGVVHVTDLTFGSAVTFSCEKGYRLHGNRQISCVIKGKLVDWNGRLPICDRVPCKPPPSIANGRYTEAANYVYQTTVTYSCDDVRTGENPFSLVGSPSIFCTVDENSNGVWSGPPPQCKVVICDNPQVENGRKASGFASQYIYGSSVRFECDPDYVLLGMDVISCTENGTWYPSLPTCKRISEDACGAPKISHGEVVPQKSVYLRGESVQIRCSPRCAFPDGGTEVTVMCQGRNTWSSEPNCACDSEPSDFSPVISHGRIIEGKKSVYSEGDSITIECYAGYTLHGAAHIEYIGGGRWTPEVPVCKLSAYIIAIICMIVAVLVFLAAFWIFKKFISQEGSYAADESGKKTHILKTNIAAEMEELHK; encoded by the exons ATGGCGGTGGGGGTGTTTGCGTTGGCGGTGCTGCTGGCGGGGCTCGGCGCGGCACGGGCGCAGG GCTCCTGCACGCTTCCAGACAAGGTCCAGAATGCAGAGCTCACGGAGGATGCCAGCACAATGAGCAGCTTTCCTGTTGGAACCACTGTGAGCTACACCTGTCGCCCTGGCTATATGAGGATCCCTGGGATGCCTGTTAGTCGAACGTGTGGCGAAAACTTAATGTGGTCGCAAATAGAGACGTTCTGTACAG cAAGAAGCTGTACTCATCCGGGAGAACTACAAAACGGCGTTGTTCATGTGACAGATCTTACATTTGGTTCAGCAGTTactttttcttgtgaaaaagG GTACAGGTTACATGGAAATCGTCAGATTTCCTGTGTAATTAAAGGTAAACTTGTTGACTGGAATGGACGTCTTCCTATATGTGATA GAGTTCCTTGTAAGCCACCTCCAAGTATAGCCAATGGGCGCTACACTGAAGCAGCCAACTATGTTTATCAAACAACAGTAACCTATAGTTGTGACGATGTGCGCACAGGAGAAAATCCCTTCTCGCTGGTTGGTTCACCTTCTATTTTCTGCACAGTTGATGAAAACTCAAATGGTGTTTGGAGTGGACCGCCTCCACAGTGTAAAG TGGTCATCTGTGACAACCCACAAGTAGAAAACGGAAGAAAGGCATCTGGGTTTGCATCTCAGTATATCTATGGGAGCTCAGTTAGGTTTGAATGTGATCCAGACTATGTCTTGCTTGGGATGGATGTAATTAGTTGTACTGAAAATGGCACCTGGTATCCATCATTACCAACTTGTAAAAGAA TTAGTGAAGATGCATGTGGTGCCCCAAAGATCTCCCATGGAGAAGTCGTTCCACAGAAATCTGTGTACTTAAGAGGAGAGTCTGTTCAGATAAGGTGCAGTCCTCGCTGTGCTTTTCCTGATGGTGGTACAGAGGTCACAGTAATGTGCCAAGGACGAAATACATGGAGTTCTGAACCAAATTGTGCAT GTGATTCTGAACCTTCTGATTTCTCTCCAGTCATCAGCCATGGTAGAataattgaaggaaaaaaatctgtatattCCGAAGGGGATTCGATTACAATTGAATGTTATGCAGGCTACACATTACATGGTGCAGCTCATATTGAGTATATTGGAGGAGGCAGATGGACTCCAGAAGTGCCAGTTTGCAAGTTAA GTGCTTATATTATTGCCATCATCTGTA TGATCGTGGCAGTTCTGGTGTTCCTGGCAGCCTTCTGGATCTTTAAGAAATTCATTTCACAGGAAGG CTCGTATGCAGCTGATGAGAGTGGCAAGAaaacacatattttaaaaacaaatatagcAGCTGAGATGGAAGAACTGCACAAATGA
- the C4BPM gene encoding complement component 4 binding protein, alpha chain isoform X4, translating to MAVGVFALAVLLAGLGAARAQGSCTLPDKVQNAELTEDASTMSSFPVGTTVSYTCRPGYMRIPGMPVSRTCGENLMWSQIETFCTARSCTHPGELQNGVVHVTDLTFGSAVTFSCEKGYRLHGNRQISCVIKGKLVDWNGRLPICDRVPCKPPPSIANGRYTEAANYVYQTTVTYSCDDVRTGENPFSLVGSPSIFCTVDENSNGVWSGPPPQCKVVICDNPQVENGRKASGFASQYIYGSSVRFECDPDYVLLGMDVISCTENGTWYPSLPTCKRISEDACGAPKISHGEVVPQKSVYLRGESVQIRCSPRCAFPDGGTEVTVMCQGRNTWSSEPNCACDSEPSDFSPVISHGRIIEGKKSVYSEGDSITIECYAGYTLHGAAHIEYIGGGRWTPEVPVCKLMIVAVLVFLAAFWIFKKFISQEGKSDSTPHTAKYTSCKA from the exons ATGGCGGTGGGGGTGTTTGCGTTGGCGGTGCTGCTGGCGGGGCTCGGCGCGGCACGGGCGCAGG GCTCCTGCACGCTTCCAGACAAGGTCCAGAATGCAGAGCTCACGGAGGATGCCAGCACAATGAGCAGCTTTCCTGTTGGAACCACTGTGAGCTACACCTGTCGCCCTGGCTATATGAGGATCCCTGGGATGCCTGTTAGTCGAACGTGTGGCGAAAACTTAATGTGGTCGCAAATAGAGACGTTCTGTACAG cAAGAAGCTGTACTCATCCGGGAGAACTACAAAACGGCGTTGTTCATGTGACAGATCTTACATTTGGTTCAGCAGTTactttttcttgtgaaaaagG GTACAGGTTACATGGAAATCGTCAGATTTCCTGTGTAATTAAAGGTAAACTTGTTGACTGGAATGGACGTCTTCCTATATGTGATA GAGTTCCTTGTAAGCCACCTCCAAGTATAGCCAATGGGCGCTACACTGAAGCAGCCAACTATGTTTATCAAACAACAGTAACCTATAGTTGTGACGATGTGCGCACAGGAGAAAATCCCTTCTCGCTGGTTGGTTCACCTTCTATTTTCTGCACAGTTGATGAAAACTCAAATGGTGTTTGGAGTGGACCGCCTCCACAGTGTAAAG TGGTCATCTGTGACAACCCACAAGTAGAAAACGGAAGAAAGGCATCTGGGTTTGCATCTCAGTATATCTATGGGAGCTCAGTTAGGTTTGAATGTGATCCAGACTATGTCTTGCTTGGGATGGATGTAATTAGTTGTACTGAAAATGGCACCTGGTATCCATCATTACCAACTTGTAAAAGAA TTAGTGAAGATGCATGTGGTGCCCCAAAGATCTCCCATGGAGAAGTCGTTCCACAGAAATCTGTGTACTTAAGAGGAGAGTCTGTTCAGATAAGGTGCAGTCCTCGCTGTGCTTTTCCTGATGGTGGTACAGAGGTCACAGTAATGTGCCAAGGACGAAATACATGGAGTTCTGAACCAAATTGTGCAT GTGATTCTGAACCTTCTGATTTCTCTCCAGTCATCAGCCATGGTAGAataattgaaggaaaaaaatctgtatattCCGAAGGGGATTCGATTACAATTGAATGTTATGCAGGCTACACATTACATGGTGCAGCTCATATTGAGTATATTGGAGGAGGCAGATGGACTCCAGAAGTGCCAGTTTGCAAGTTAA TGATCGTGGCAGTTCTGGTGTTCCTGGCAGCCTTCTGGATCTTTAAGAAATTCATTTCACAGGAAGG gAAGAGTGACAGCACTCCGCATACTGCCAAATATACGAGCTGTAAAGCATGA
- the C4BPM gene encoding complement component 4 binding protein, alpha chain isoform X2, which translates to MGRCGAGRTKVGGSCTLPDKVQNAELTEDASTMSSFPVGTTVSYTCRPGYMRIPGMPVSRTCGENLMWSQIETFCTARSCTHPGELQNGVVHVTDLTFGSAVTFSCEKGYRLHGNRQISCVIKGKLVDWNGRLPICDRVPCKPPPSIANGRYTEAANYVYQTTVTYSCDDVRTGENPFSLVGSPSIFCTVDENSNGVWSGPPPQCKVVICDNPQVENGRKASGFASQYIYGSSVRFECDPDYVLLGMDVISCTENGTWYPSLPTCKRISEDACGAPKISHGEVVPQKSVYLRGESVQIRCSPRCAFPDGGTEVTVMCQGRNTWSSEPNCACDSEPSDFSPVISHGRIIEGKKSVYSEGDSITIECYAGYTLHGAAHIEYIGGGRWTPEVPVCKLSAYIIAIICMIVAVLVFLAAFWIFKKFISQEGSYAADESGKKTHILKTNIAAEMEELHK; encoded by the exons ATGGGTCGCTGTGGCGCTGGGAGGACGAAAGTTGGAG GCTCCTGCACGCTTCCAGACAAGGTCCAGAATGCAGAGCTCACGGAGGATGCCAGCACAATGAGCAGCTTTCCTGTTGGAACCACTGTGAGCTACACCTGTCGCCCTGGCTATATGAGGATCCCTGGGATGCCTGTTAGTCGAACGTGTGGCGAAAACTTAATGTGGTCGCAAATAGAGACGTTCTGTACAG cAAGAAGCTGTACTCATCCGGGAGAACTACAAAACGGCGTTGTTCATGTGACAGATCTTACATTTGGTTCAGCAGTTactttttcttgtgaaaaagG GTACAGGTTACATGGAAATCGTCAGATTTCCTGTGTAATTAAAGGTAAACTTGTTGACTGGAATGGACGTCTTCCTATATGTGATA GAGTTCCTTGTAAGCCACCTCCAAGTATAGCCAATGGGCGCTACACTGAAGCAGCCAACTATGTTTATCAAACAACAGTAACCTATAGTTGTGACGATGTGCGCACAGGAGAAAATCCCTTCTCGCTGGTTGGTTCACCTTCTATTTTCTGCACAGTTGATGAAAACTCAAATGGTGTTTGGAGTGGACCGCCTCCACAGTGTAAAG TGGTCATCTGTGACAACCCACAAGTAGAAAACGGAAGAAAGGCATCTGGGTTTGCATCTCAGTATATCTATGGGAGCTCAGTTAGGTTTGAATGTGATCCAGACTATGTCTTGCTTGGGATGGATGTAATTAGTTGTACTGAAAATGGCACCTGGTATCCATCATTACCAACTTGTAAAAGAA TTAGTGAAGATGCATGTGGTGCCCCAAAGATCTCCCATGGAGAAGTCGTTCCACAGAAATCTGTGTACTTAAGAGGAGAGTCTGTTCAGATAAGGTGCAGTCCTCGCTGTGCTTTTCCTGATGGTGGTACAGAGGTCACAGTAATGTGCCAAGGACGAAATACATGGAGTTCTGAACCAAATTGTGCAT GTGATTCTGAACCTTCTGATTTCTCTCCAGTCATCAGCCATGGTAGAataattgaaggaaaaaaatctgtatattCCGAAGGGGATTCGATTACAATTGAATGTTATGCAGGCTACACATTACATGGTGCAGCTCATATTGAGTATATTGGAGGAGGCAGATGGACTCCAGAAGTGCCAGTTTGCAAGTTAA GTGCTTATATTATTGCCATCATCTGTA TGATCGTGGCAGTTCTGGTGTTCCTGGCAGCCTTCTGGATCTTTAAGAAATTCATTTCACAGGAAGG CTCGTATGCAGCTGATGAGAGTGGCAAGAaaacacatattttaaaaacaaatatagcAGCTGAGATGGAAGAACTGCACAAATGA
- the C4BPM gene encoding complement component 4 binding protein, alpha chain isoform X3, protein MGRCGAGRTKVGGSCTLPDKVQNAELTEDASTMSSFPVGTTVSYTCRPGYMRIPGMPVSRTCGENLMWSQIETFCTARSCTHPGELQNGVVHVTDLTFGSAVTFSCEKGYRLHGNRQISCVIKGKLVDWNGRLPICDRVPCKPPPSIANGRYTEAANYVYQTTVTYSCDDVRTGENPFSLVGSPSIFCTVDENSNGVWSGPPPQCKVVICDNPQVENGRKASGFASQYIYGSSVRFECDPDYVLLGMDVISCTENGTWYPSLPTCKRISEDACGAPKISHGEVVPQKSVYLRGESVQIRCSPRCAFPDGGTEVTVMCQGRNTWSSEPNCACDSEPSDFSPVISHGRIIEGKKSVYSEGDSITIECYAGYTLHGAAHIEYIGGGRWTPEVPVCKLSAYIIAIICMIVAVLVFLAAFWIFKKFISQEGKSDSTPHTAKYTSCKA, encoded by the exons ATGGGTCGCTGTGGCGCTGGGAGGACGAAAGTTGGAG GCTCCTGCACGCTTCCAGACAAGGTCCAGAATGCAGAGCTCACGGAGGATGCCAGCACAATGAGCAGCTTTCCTGTTGGAACCACTGTGAGCTACACCTGTCGCCCTGGCTATATGAGGATCCCTGGGATGCCTGTTAGTCGAACGTGTGGCGAAAACTTAATGTGGTCGCAAATAGAGACGTTCTGTACAG cAAGAAGCTGTACTCATCCGGGAGAACTACAAAACGGCGTTGTTCATGTGACAGATCTTACATTTGGTTCAGCAGTTactttttcttgtgaaaaagG GTACAGGTTACATGGAAATCGTCAGATTTCCTGTGTAATTAAAGGTAAACTTGTTGACTGGAATGGACGTCTTCCTATATGTGATA GAGTTCCTTGTAAGCCACCTCCAAGTATAGCCAATGGGCGCTACACTGAAGCAGCCAACTATGTTTATCAAACAACAGTAACCTATAGTTGTGACGATGTGCGCACAGGAGAAAATCCCTTCTCGCTGGTTGGTTCACCTTCTATTTTCTGCACAGTTGATGAAAACTCAAATGGTGTTTGGAGTGGACCGCCTCCACAGTGTAAAG TGGTCATCTGTGACAACCCACAAGTAGAAAACGGAAGAAAGGCATCTGGGTTTGCATCTCAGTATATCTATGGGAGCTCAGTTAGGTTTGAATGTGATCCAGACTATGTCTTGCTTGGGATGGATGTAATTAGTTGTACTGAAAATGGCACCTGGTATCCATCATTACCAACTTGTAAAAGAA TTAGTGAAGATGCATGTGGTGCCCCAAAGATCTCCCATGGAGAAGTCGTTCCACAGAAATCTGTGTACTTAAGAGGAGAGTCTGTTCAGATAAGGTGCAGTCCTCGCTGTGCTTTTCCTGATGGTGGTACAGAGGTCACAGTAATGTGCCAAGGACGAAATACATGGAGTTCTGAACCAAATTGTGCAT GTGATTCTGAACCTTCTGATTTCTCTCCAGTCATCAGCCATGGTAGAataattgaaggaaaaaaatctgtatattCCGAAGGGGATTCGATTACAATTGAATGTTATGCAGGCTACACATTACATGGTGCAGCTCATATTGAGTATATTGGAGGAGGCAGATGGACTCCAGAAGTGCCAGTTTGCAAGTTAA GTGCTTATATTATTGCCATCATCTGTA TGATCGTGGCAGTTCTGGTGTTCCTGGCAGCCTTCTGGATCTTTAAGAAATTCATTTCACAGGAAGG gAAGAGTGACAGCACTCCGCATACTGCCAAATATACGAGCTGTAAAGCATGA
- the C4BPM gene encoding complement component 4 binding protein, alpha chain isoform X5 codes for MGRCGAGRTKVGGSCTLPDKVQNAELTEDASTMSSFPVGTTVSYTCRPGYMRIPGMPVSRTCGENLMWSQIETFCTARSCTHPGELQNGVVHVTDLTFGSAVTFSCEKGYRLHGNRQISCVIKGKLVDWNGRLPICDRVPCKPPPSIANGRYTEAANYVYQTTVTYSCDDVRTGENPFSLVGSPSIFCTVDENSNGVWSGPPPQCKVVICDNPQVENGRKASGFASQYIYGSSVRFECDPDYVLLGMDVISCTENGTWYPSLPTCKRISEDACGAPKISHGEVVPQKSVYLRGESVQIRCSPRCAFPDGGTEVTVMCQGRNTWSSEPNCACDSEPSDFSPVISHGRIIEGKKSVYSEGDSITIECYAGYTLHGAAHIEYIGGGRWTPEVPVCKLMIVAVLVFLAAFWIFKKFISQEGKSDSTPHTAKYTSCKA; via the exons ATGGGTCGCTGTGGCGCTGGGAGGACGAAAGTTGGAG GCTCCTGCACGCTTCCAGACAAGGTCCAGAATGCAGAGCTCACGGAGGATGCCAGCACAATGAGCAGCTTTCCTGTTGGAACCACTGTGAGCTACACCTGTCGCCCTGGCTATATGAGGATCCCTGGGATGCCTGTTAGTCGAACGTGTGGCGAAAACTTAATGTGGTCGCAAATAGAGACGTTCTGTACAG cAAGAAGCTGTACTCATCCGGGAGAACTACAAAACGGCGTTGTTCATGTGACAGATCTTACATTTGGTTCAGCAGTTactttttcttgtgaaaaagG GTACAGGTTACATGGAAATCGTCAGATTTCCTGTGTAATTAAAGGTAAACTTGTTGACTGGAATGGACGTCTTCCTATATGTGATA GAGTTCCTTGTAAGCCACCTCCAAGTATAGCCAATGGGCGCTACACTGAAGCAGCCAACTATGTTTATCAAACAACAGTAACCTATAGTTGTGACGATGTGCGCACAGGAGAAAATCCCTTCTCGCTGGTTGGTTCACCTTCTATTTTCTGCACAGTTGATGAAAACTCAAATGGTGTTTGGAGTGGACCGCCTCCACAGTGTAAAG TGGTCATCTGTGACAACCCACAAGTAGAAAACGGAAGAAAGGCATCTGGGTTTGCATCTCAGTATATCTATGGGAGCTCAGTTAGGTTTGAATGTGATCCAGACTATGTCTTGCTTGGGATGGATGTAATTAGTTGTACTGAAAATGGCACCTGGTATCCATCATTACCAACTTGTAAAAGAA TTAGTGAAGATGCATGTGGTGCCCCAAAGATCTCCCATGGAGAAGTCGTTCCACAGAAATCTGTGTACTTAAGAGGAGAGTCTGTTCAGATAAGGTGCAGTCCTCGCTGTGCTTTTCCTGATGGTGGTACAGAGGTCACAGTAATGTGCCAAGGACGAAATACATGGAGTTCTGAACCAAATTGTGCAT GTGATTCTGAACCTTCTGATTTCTCTCCAGTCATCAGCCATGGTAGAataattgaaggaaaaaaatctgtatattCCGAAGGGGATTCGATTACAATTGAATGTTATGCAGGCTACACATTACATGGTGCAGCTCATATTGAGTATATTGGAGGAGGCAGATGGACTCCAGAAGTGCCAGTTTGCAAGTTAA TGATCGTGGCAGTTCTGGTGTTCCTGGCAGCCTTCTGGATCTTTAAGAAATTCATTTCACAGGAAGG gAAGAGTGACAGCACTCCGCATACTGCCAAATATACGAGCTGTAAAGCATGA